The region ACCATATAGATTTGTTGGAGCAAATGTGGTCAAGATCAATGCAGCATTCCCAACCATAACTGGAGCATCTTTTGCTTCCTTATTTCCGATGTTGTAAACCACTTAACACCCATTAGCTGTTGAGTTGCCCTGATGCACTTTGCTGTCTCTAACGCGGAGATGTTATGGCAGTGACTTCTGAAAAGAAATTGATCTCTTGACATGTCGAGAACTGCGAAACATGCAGTGAACTGCAGCTGCATTCAGGACTGATAGCAGcataaaatgcaacagaaagtGAAAGGATTATCGCAGTTTGTTTTACCTGCTTTCCTTTGTGTAGTAAAAAGCCACACAGACTGCGAGATCCTAACAGGCTTTCAGTGTTTATGAGCTACTCCTCAGCAAAGACtgtttaaaaacatgacaagaTTCACATTTTACTGCATCAAATTTTATTACTGCTCAGTGTGTGATAGACACCAGTAATGACTTAATTACGCCTGTTACGTAAGATCTACTGCAGTTCAAATTACTGCCACCCTTCGCTATGCAGCTTAATGAATATTCAAATCAGTCCTCCACTTGCTAGGATGTTTACCTCTGTGATTAACTATATCTTCTGCAGCACATTTagggaaataaaaaggaaatgatCAAACCTGGCAGCCGTTTACACATCTGTCACTGTCCGTTCTGGGACTAGTTTGGCGTTTCTTTCTAAactgttcttttattttgctgGATTTTGTACTTAGTACAAGAAACCTTGGTCATAACTTTGATTAgtagttaaataatttaatatactgtaacaaataaaaatattaaagcataTACTACATAATATAAATCCAAAGATAAGTCCTAATTTATTCAGAACCATAGCAGATTTTGATAGTTAGTAGTTAGTTAGTTCCTGTTatgaaattagaaaaagaaaagcataaatcaaaagacagtaaaacaacaaaaaaagaatataaattattcaaaactcTATAAGGTTTTAtgcaaagtttattttaaacattggtATGTCAAAAAATTATGAATACCTAATAGCAGATTTTTGCTATTATAGTATTCACATCTCCCAATTGCTGATCagtttttattgtatatttccACTTGGTAATCTTTGGCAATGAGCACTGAGTCTTTCAGGTTAGATGGCCTCCTGACCATCACCCTAATGTTTAGCTCCATCCACAGATTCTGTATCAGATTCGAGTTTTGACTCTTGCTGAGTCACTCCAAAATATTAATATCgcttccagtcagaagaaaaatGGTGCGAAAACAAAAACGCTGTAAATTTTTGTGagtcaattaaataaatacacacacataccaAAGTATTAAATTGCTCTTTTCTTGTAGCATCTGAATAAATGATGTCATGTTTGCAGTGAAATATCAGTGGAAGGTGGAAGAAGTAGCAGACCAGACCCAGATTAGGTTAACTCCtaactttgttctgtttttcttactttgttttttgtcttcctaGCCTAAAATACTTAAACGTGTCAGCCAACTCCTTGGAAAGTATTCCccccagcagccaatcagaagagaGCCTCAGCACTCTCCAGGAGCTCTACCTGACCGGGAACAGTCTGAACGAGAACTGCGGCGCTCTGTTGGTCGGACACCAGAACCTGCGGATCCTTCACATCGCCTACAACCAGCTGCTCTCCTTCCCAGCCAGGTGTGTTTCCCATCTATCACAGCTAACTGAGCTCACAAACGGCTGTCATTTTTGTTACTAGTACTTAAAGTCTTAAGGAAATAAATTTACCATTAATTGTGATTAACCAATGGTTTATATTTGAATGTGTATTTCTCCTGTTTAAAGTAAGCTGAGTAAACTGGAACTGCTGGAGGAGCTAAATTTAAGTGGCAACAAGCTAAAGACGATCCCCTCCACGGTGTCCAGCTGTAAGCGGCTGCACACTCTCATAGCACACTCGAATCAAATAACCGTCTTCCCAGAAATCCTCAACCTGCCTGAGATCAAGGTCAGACctgtttcctctgttgtttttacCATTTCAAATTTCATCTAGTTGTCCTCAGCGTGCTTCAGCTTATATGtgctttgaatgtttttacacGCAGCTTGTAGATCTAAGCTGCAATGAGCTGACTGAGATTCAACTACCTGACTCCCTGCCTGCCACACTGCAAGAGCTGGACTTGACGGGCAACAGCAGCCTGACGCTGGAACACAAAACCCTCAATCTGTTCAGGTGAGTCACAGCATCCAGAGCCGCCGGCAGCCTTTTCCCCATTTCAAAAGcctgaaattaaacattttggattCTGCAGCACTGAGgcgcaaaaacataaaaccaaaatgaataATGGttctggaaaatgaaaaatgaggaagggacatttctcagaaaacacacatttgaataataaaacaaaaaagcaacactaagaaataaaatgaaacacagcAGCATTTTACCAAACAagtttttttatgcattcatTACACACCTTGTTCTGCGGTGTTTCCtgttattttctcctttttccccCTGCAGCCACATTACCACGCTGAAATTAGACCAGAAATCTGCCCCAACACCCGGAGACTCCCTGGGGTCCTCGACTCTCTGGAAGCACGGTTACTCTGAGATGAGAGGCCAAAGAAATAAGTGtgttcttcttttgcttttccaagatttgttttatttacagagaaggATAGGTAATTACTTTTTGTAGACTTAATTTatcataacagaaaataaattaattataccACTAAATCTGCTTTAGGGAAGGACGCAAGTTCAGATGCAAATATTGTTGCTCCTCATTAAGTTTGTATATGCCAAGCTTTCTTATTTTTCCCTTGTGAAATACCAAAATATCAGTCGCTTCCTGATTTGGTGCATTGGATATAACATACGACACTGaacaaaatttataaaataagttctaattttctttttatcaaggagtcacttctttttttgtaatttttatctttattgattCTCAAGGAAgcaacttttacaaaacatatGGTCTCAATATCACAATGGCAACTTCAGTACTTGAGAAAAGGAAGACAAGTATAGAGCAGTGCATTATgataaaaaaattctacaacTCCCCTGTTTTCTAATCCTTTAGGGTTGTTTTGCTCTATATTTCCCACACTTTCTGAATGccttttgtatattttctttctttttgtccagtttAAGCCTTTTAGGATCCCAGTTTGCTTTGGACAGGCTAACAGATGAGGTTAGACTGGAGTCTCCAAGGATTATAATGTTTGCAGATGATATTGTGATCGGCAGTGAGAGTAGGATGCAGTTAGAGAAAAAAGCTAGAAAAGTGGAGGTACGATGGTGAAATCTAGTAGAAGCAAGAAAGAATACATGAATATAAATGAGAGGGGCTCAAGTGGAATGGTGACATTACAAGTAGTAGAAACTGTCCAAAGCAAAGGAGAGTGTGGGAAAGAGGTGAAGTAGTGTGTGTGCAAGGAGAGTTACTGCCAAATGTCTGAAAGTTACGGGGTCACTGTATCACTCTTTTGATAAGATGAATCTGGTTGTGTGGAACAGGTTGTGTGTTTCCGTGCTTGCCGTGGACCGTTTTGGAGACGGTGGCGAAGGTTGTTACGGAATCTTTGATGGCGACCGCAACGAGGAGGTGCCACGCCTCCTACAGTGCACCATGGGAGATGTGCTTTGTGAAGAACTCCAGCACTCCTGTGTTGACACAGTGTACATGTGCAACACATTTCTCACCTCACACAGGTAAGACAGTCTGTTTATTCTGTTTGCTGTTTATCAGAACACTTTATTTCTAGTTTCTTTCCTGTTGAACAGAAAACTTGGCATGGCCGGACAGAAACTCGGTGCGTCAGCCTTGTTGTGCTACATTCAGACGTCGGAGCCTGGGAGCTGCTTTAGCCTTACTGTGGCTAACGTTGGTACATGCCAGGCCATTTTGTGCCGTGATGGACGGCCTGTACAGCTCTCAAAGGTTTTCAGCTTGGAGAACTCCACAGAGGAGATGGAGAGGGTTAAAGTCAATAAAGCCATTATAACAGAGGTAATACTCACTCTAAAGGTGATAGATGTAGATTATATACGTAAAGATGTGATGCAATGTTTCTTTGGCACTATCTCTTTTCTAGGATAACAAAGTGAGTGGAGTGACATGCTGCTCTCGCTTGTTGGGCTGTTCATATCTGTCTCCCTGGGTGCTTCCAAAGCCCTGGGTGCGCACTGAGCTGCTCTGTGCCAAGGATGAGTTCCTGATCCTGGGGAACCGGGCCCTTTTCGAGCAAGTGTCCTATCAGGAGGCTGTGCACACCGTGCAGGCCGTGCGGGATCCACATGCAGCTGCCAAGAAACTGTGCTCCCTTGCCCAGAGCTATGGCTGCAAGGACAACATCGGAGCCGTGGTGGTGTCACTGCAGGTCGGTGAGGACAGCTGCACTTGTGAGCCACCGGTGTTGAACGATGAACTGCGGGGTCCAACCCCGGCCCCTATGCCTGTGTCCGTGACTCCATGCCCCAGTGATTCAGGAAACATCTCGTCTAGCAGTGGTATTGGTACCGAGTTCAGCAGTGAGACGTCAGCGTCGGAGGTGGGCAGTGAGGCAGGGTCCACCGCTTCGGATGAGCACCCATCCTCTGGCCTTGCGTCTCGCCCAgagaggcgctgcagcctccacccTGCTCCTTCACTCTGCGGGATCATGGTACCAGGTCCAGCTCCAACAAGAACTCTCCCCGGTGTTTTCCAGCGCCAGCCCTCCAGTGCTACTTTCTCAAGCAACCAGTCTGACAACGGCTTGGACAGCGATGATGAAGCTCCACTTGAGGGTGTCATCTCTAATGGTAGCAAGTTAGAGGTGGAGGTAGACATTCACTGCTGTGCTTTCCAGCTCCGGCCAGGGGCCCCTGAGAGCCCGAAGGAGCTGAATCTTGAAAATCGCAACAGTAAAATGCGCAGACAGAACAGTGTGGTGGTATCTGCTACTAACGGTTGTCTGCTGGCTGTATGTGGTAGAGAGAATGGAGACCTCAAGAAGTCACCTTCCACATCCAGCCTGTTCGGTAAGAAACTGTCCAATGGTTCTGTGGTGGCCCCGGAAGACAGTCATAATATCATTGAGGTTGCCCTGGAGGCGCCTAAGAAAAAATCTGGCTACTTTACCGCCCCAGCTCAGCAGGACCCAGAGGACCAGCTAATTGTGCCTCCTGGTCTTGAGCAGGAGgtcagagagcagctgaaaggCCAGAGCCTTCTTGTCTCGGGCATCTCCACACCTCCAACACCCACTTGTGTAAAAGATCCACTGTGGGATCAACCACACCCTCCTGCATTTACCTCCACCTTGGTTCCAGGGCCGGGCCTCGCTACCGTCCTGCAGCAGGAAGTCTACGATACCGCCCTCTAGGACACTGAGACAGCCATTTGGCTTCAGTTTGGATTGTGCCATTCTTGAGATGTAGGACTATCTCCTACAGCTGGTTTAGTTGGAAGAAGTTGCCATTTGAAAAAATTTTGAGAAGACAAGAAAAGCCTTTAGAACTCTGTTAAAAACTGATACTGTGCCATTAAAGAGAGATAAGCAGAATATGCTCTGAGTATCCGCCACAATAGGGCTGAACAAGGTTTCCACATGTCCAATATGTCAACAGCATTTCCCTTTACTTGGAAAGTTAAGCAATCTGATGGATGCAGAAAAGATTGTGGTCGGTCTCCCCACCAGGAACCCAAAGGTGACTCAGGTCCTGCAGAGATTGATTCGTGCGGAAGCTTGAAAAAGTGCCTAATACGGACGACACATCAGAGAGCTCAACGCATCCAGGTTAAGAGTTTGTTTTAGCTATAGTCAGACAGGACACGGTCTTTACGAACACTCAATGTCCCTGGACACCTTTCTACGGCTATTGAAGCTTGGCCCATTGTTGTCTTTATTTAGCTAAGAAAACTATGTTgaaaacttgagtttttaaTCCCATAATCCCATCAGAATTCAGCCTAAATAAAGTCAAGCTTTGCTCAAAACCCCAAACAACTTTCAACtacattcaaatatttttaagtggACGTCTTTTCACCATTAACTTTAAAGTTCATGatgtttaaacagaaaatgatgctGTAGTTTCCACGTCTCTTCAGTGAAAATGTTCTAGTGGGATAACGCTAGCAGATACGACTCTCCTCTCTTAGTGGCCTACACAAAGAGAACTAGGGTTGATCTCTTTACCCAAATGGTACATTTAAAAGGATATtagtattgtattttgtttgatttttaaagagagaaatCTCATTCCTGACCCAAAGGTCAcatgtcaactttaaaaaaaaaaaaagaactgaaaggACTTAAGATGTCATCAACATGTAAAGACAAGAATAACTGCCTTTATGTTGTTGAAATTAttaatttgggttttattttatagaatCTTACAAACTGGATCAATCATTGTAGGAAACACCCTCTACAACCACAGAGGGATAAGCTTTGAGTGCACTGCAGACCTCTTATGAGCCGTTTGACATTGAAGATATTCAGCTTTAGTGGGCTGAAGTGGTAGTAGCAGTAGAATAATCAGTGAAGATGAATCCCCATAAAAGCCTCATTtcagagaagaagaataaatattttgagtttaggcattttgaacacattctgattaattaatttgaacaaatCAGCCTGATAACAGTCAGTGCAAgtataaaatgatgttttatcTATCTTCTTATTTAAAATCGCTTTTTATGTGTAGACagattatttattaacatttgaGGCTGCTGGTAGTATTTATATTATACGGCGATGCTATGAACAAACTTGTCATCTACTtgtcattttctcacatttactccatgcattaatatttttctgcttgttctGTCAAATGTTGGACTTGGAAGCTGCTTTGCCAAACTGTGGTGAGAGGAAATGGGATTTGTCAGGGCAAACTGACTGTTTGACTGGCAAGAAATCAGTCATAGCTGAATGAGAAACTTATAACTCAGTCACTTGACTTTGCCTGAACAACACGGAAATTAATTAGAACAAATATCTTTGGTAAACAAAATTTGAACAGTGTTCAAACTATTACAAAGCATTCATTCCAAGCTTTCAGAAAATTTTGAAGATTAAATCTTAGAAATAGAAGCTTGTCGTGATATCATTTGAAGgtatatttt is a window of Xiphophorus maculatus strain JP 163 A chromosome 4, X_maculatus-5.0-male, whole genome shotgun sequence DNA encoding:
- the phlpp2 gene encoding PH domain leucine-rich repeat-containing protein phosphatase 2; the encoded protein is MAMEEEDNNTAVPAINIRADIKKGGDAGDNGACVDRQPDTVVHQAGLSRTAGRGSRSGPGAHSATGIRVLKRNMKRNGSRSCVTRKTRFGSRERDWLKGDTQRGCVCLYGGTVDPQPPASGPQASSTPQTDLQLVLCSTSTTVEELCAQRNGQGLYVQLHGDLLRRLDPSERPLQMVYDYLTSMGYADPVRVQHEAANSDLSCMIRFYSERPVNADQQERTLLKGVFSVRKGKTQLHKWAERQVILCGTCLIVASVKDSLAGKMHILPLVGGKVEEVKRRQHCLMFSSAGSQAQTYFVNFDTLADYQRWHRQASKVVSQTVSVVDLSCYSLETVPEYLFYCQDLTHLNLRHNFMRLQGPGSLLNLPRFSQLKSLNISHNRLGVFPECVGEILSLTELNLSCNNLHTVPVQIGNLQSLQTLCLDGNHLSSLPEELGDLSQLNSLGLSFNNFSHVPTVLEKLCAVDKLAMAGNRVESLELSTLARMIHLRNIDLRLNGLRCVKCETPDPVSHVTQLDLRDNCLDSLDLSSVCNLETLHCQRNQLGTLTLSGFSLRMLHAGSNRLTTVNIYPVPNHLTHMDLSQNLLEYIPAWVCDCRKIEMLDLQHNLLFELPSRLLNSLSLRKLLTGNNRLQRVPDLLDHIPLEALDLQHNKLSELPESLFYKALNLKYLNVSANSLESIPPSSQSEESLSTLQELYLTGNSLNENCGALLVGHQNLRILHIAYNQLLSFPASKLSKLELLEELNLSGNKLKTIPSTVSSCKRLHTLIAHSNQITVFPEILNLPEIKLVDLSCNELTEIQLPDSLPATLQELDLTGNSSLTLEHKTLNLFSHITTLKLDQKSAPTPGDSLGSSTLWKHGYSEMRGQRNKLCVSVLAVDRFGDGGEGCYGIFDGDRNEEVPRLLQCTMGDVLCEELQHSCVDTVYMCNTFLTSHRKLGMAGQKLGASALLCYIQTSEPGSCFSLTVANVGTCQAILCRDGRPVQLSKVFSLENSTEEMERVKVNKAIITEDNKVSGVTCCSRLLGCSYLSPWVLPKPWVRTELLCAKDEFLILGNRALFEQVSYQEAVHTVQAVRDPHAAAKKLCSLAQSYGCKDNIGAVVVSLQVGEDSCTCEPPVLNDELRGPTPAPMPVSVTPCPSDSGNISSSSGIGTEFSSETSASEVGSEAGSTASDEHPSSGLASRPERRCSLHPAPSLCGIMVPGPAPTRTLPGVFQRQPSSATFSSNQSDNGLDSDDEAPLEGVISNGSKLEVEVDIHCCAFQLRPGAPESPKELNLENRNSKMRRQNSVVVSATNGCLLAVCGRENGDLKKSPSTSSLFGKKLSNGSVVAPEDSHNIIEVALEAPKKKSGYFTAPAQQDPEDQLIVPPGLEQEVREQLKGQSLLVSGISTPPTPTCVKDPLWDQPHPPAFTSTLVPGPGLATVLQQEVYDTAL